In one Epinephelus lanceolatus isolate andai-2023 chromosome 19, ASM4190304v1, whole genome shotgun sequence genomic region, the following are encoded:
- the LOC117269709 gene encoding secretory carrier-associated membrane protein 1-like → MSDFDSNPFADPEIGSPFQDPSVTQVRQAVPSGLEEYNPFTDAKPTPGGMAPKTTAPTINTQPAIMKPTEEPPAYSQPQEQSGAAAELLRRQEELERKAAELDRREREMQSLSASGGRKNNWPPLPEKFPVGPCFYHDITVDIPVEFQKTVKIMYYLWMFHTGTLLANMVGCLAWFCVDTSRGVDFGLSILWFMLFTPCSFVCWYRQLYGAFRSDSSFRFFAFFFVYICQFGIYVIQCIGITGWGTSGWISALTGLNHSIPVGIIMILIAALFTSLAVMSLVMFKKVHAMYRTTGASFEKAQQEFATGVMSNKTVQTAAANAASRAAQGNFKEQI, encoded by the exons ATGTCAGATTTCGACAGCAACCCGTTCGCGGACCCAGAGATCGGCAGCCCATTTCAG GATCCATCAGTGACACAAGTACGACAGGCTGTTCCTTCAGGGTTGGAGGAGTATAATCCCTTCACAGATGCCAAACCA ACGCCTGGGGGTATGGCGCCCAAGACAACGGCACCCACCATCAACACACAACCTGCCATCATGAAACCCACAGAGGAGCCTCCGGCCTATTCGCAGCCTCAG GAGCAGTCCGGAGCTGCTGCTGAGCTGctgaggagacaggaggagctggaaaggaAGGCTGCAGAGCTGGACCGCcgggagagagagatgcagtCACTCAGTGCTTCAGGAG GCAGGAAAAACAACTGGCCTCCCCTCCCAGAGAAGTTCCCTGTGGGTCCCTGTTTCTACCACGACATCACAGTGGACATCCCTGTCGAGTTTCAGAAGACGGTTAAGATTATGTACTACCTCTGGATGT TTCACACTGGGACACTGCTGGCTAACATGGTGGGCTGCCTGGCCTGGTTCTGTGTGGATACATCACGTGGGGTGGACTTTGGCTTGTCTATCCTCTGGTTCATGCTCTTCACACCGTGTTCCTTCGTCTGCTGGTACAGACAACTTTATGGAGCATTCAG GAGTGACAGCTCGTTCAGGTTTTTTGCTTTCTTCTTTGTGTACATCTGTCAGTTTGGCATCTACGTTATCCAGTGTATCGGCATCACTGGTTGGGGCACCAG CGGGTGGATCTCAGCTTTGACCGGCCTGAATCACAGCATCCCGGTGGGGATTATAATGATCCTCATCGCTGCTCTCTTTACCTCACTGGCTGTCATGTCCCTCGTCATGTTCAAAAAG GTCCATGCCATGTACCGTACCACCGGTGCCAGCTTTGAGAAGGCTCAGCAGGAGTTTGCCACAGGCGTCATGTCCAACAAGACGGTCCAGACGGCCGCTGCTAATGCCGCCTCCAGGGCTGCACAAGGAAACTTCAAGGAGCAGATCTGA